In Neisseria animalis, a single window of DNA contains:
- a CDS encoding 2,3-diphosphoglycerate-dependent phosphoglycerate mutase, with amino-acid sequence MELVFIRHGQSEWNAKNLFTGWRDVKLSEQGLAEAAAAGKKLKEKGYEFDIAFTSVLTRAIKTCNIVLEESDQLFVPQIKTWRLNERHYGQLQGLDKKQTAEKYGDEQVHIWRRSYDTLPPLLDKDDEFSAHNDRRYAHLPSDVVPDGENLKVTLERVLPFWEDQIAPAILSGKRVLVAAHGNSLRALAKHIEGISDEDIMGLEIPTGQPLVYKLDENLKVLEKFYL; translated from the coding sequence GCCACGGACAAAGCGAATGGAATGCGAAAAACCTGTTTACAGGCTGGCGCGATGTGAAATTGAGCGAACAAGGTTTGGCGGAGGCCGCCGCCGCAGGCAAAAAGCTGAAAGAAAAAGGTTATGAGTTCGACATCGCCTTTACTTCCGTTTTGACCCGCGCCATCAAAACCTGCAACATCGTGTTGGAAGAATCCGACCAATTGTTTGTACCCCAAATCAAAACATGGCGTTTGAACGAACGCCACTACGGCCAGCTGCAAGGTTTGGATAAAAAACAAACTGCGGAAAAATACGGCGACGAGCAAGTGCATATCTGGCGCCGCAGCTACGACACCCTGCCGCCGCTGCTCGATAAAGACGATGAGTTTTCCGCCCACAACGACCGCCGCTATGCCCATCTGCCGAGCGATGTCGTGCCGGACGGCGAAAACCTGAAAGTCACGCTGGAGCGCGTACTGCCTTTCTGGGAAGACCAAATCGCCCCGGCCATTTTGAGCGGCAAACGCGTTTTGGTGGCGGCGCACGGCAACTCGCTGCGTGCTTTGGCCAAACACATCGAGGGCATCTCCGATGAAGACATCATGGGCTTGGAAATTCCGACCGGCCAGCCGCTGGTGTATAAATTGGATGAGAATCTGAAAGTATTGGAAAAATTCTATCTGTAA